The following are from one region of the Streptomyces rubrogriseus genome:
- a CDS encoding LLM class F420-dependent oxidoreductase yields the protein MRIGMQLDHRGGFLEAAAELRDLERAGLACVLVSELYSFDAVSQLGYLAAVTDRLEICSGILQIYSRTPTLTAMTAAGLDHVSGGRFTLGIGASGPQVVEGFHGVPYDAPLGRTREVVEICRKVWRRETLVHEGRHYHVPLGPGEGTGLGKPLKLLNRPVRERIPVVIAAMGPKNVALAAEVAEAWQPIFFLPERAADVFGPALEKGLAERDPACGDLRVQVDVPACIGADVADALDAARLRLAHYVGGMGARGHNFYFDLACRYGYAAEAARIQDLYLDGRRRDAAAAVPEELVRGVSLIGSPAECAERVAAFAATGVTTLSLSPVGRAATSREERLRLVEQAVALTA from the coding sequence ATGCGCATCGGTATGCAGTTGGACCACCGAGGGGGCTTCCTGGAGGCCGCGGCCGAGCTGCGTGACCTCGAACGGGCCGGGCTCGCCTGCGTCCTGGTCTCCGAGCTGTACAGCTTCGACGCCGTCAGCCAGCTCGGCTACCTCGCCGCCGTCACCGACCGGCTGGAGATCTGCTCGGGCATCCTGCAGATCTACTCCCGGACGCCGACGCTGACCGCGATGACCGCGGCCGGACTCGACCACGTCTCCGGCGGCCGGTTCACCCTCGGCATCGGGGCTTCCGGCCCCCAGGTGGTCGAGGGCTTCCACGGCGTCCCCTACGACGCACCCCTGGGCCGTACCCGGGAGGTGGTCGAGATCTGCCGCAAGGTCTGGCGCCGGGAGACCCTGGTCCACGAGGGAAGGCACTATCACGTCCCGCTCGGACCGGGGGAGGGGACCGGGCTGGGGAAGCCGCTGAAGCTGCTCAACCGGCCGGTGCGCGAGCGCATCCCGGTGGTGATCGCCGCGATGGGACCGAAGAACGTCGCGCTGGCGGCCGAGGTCGCCGAGGCCTGGCAGCCGATCTTCTTCCTGCCCGAGCGCGCCGCCGACGTCTTCGGCCCGGCCCTCGAGAAGGGTCTGGCCGAGCGGGACCCCGCCTGCGGCGACCTGCGGGTGCAGGTCGACGTCCCGGCCTGCATCGGAGCGGACGTGGCCGACGCGCTCGACGCCGCGCGGCTGCGGCTGGCCCACTACGTCGGCGGCATGGGCGCACGGGGTCACAACTTCTACTTCGACCTGGCCTGCCGGTACGGCTACGCCGCCGAGGCGGCCCGGATCCAGGACCTCTACCTGGACGGCCGCCGACGCGACGCCGCCGCCGCCGTGCCGGAGGAACTGGTGCGGGGCGTGTCGCTGATCGGCTCGCCCGCCGAGTGCGCGGAGCGCGTCGCGGCGTTCGCCGCCACCGGGGTCACCACGCTCTCGCTCAGTCCGGTGGGACGTGCCGCCACGAGTCGTGAGGAACGGCTGCGGCTGGTCGAACAGGCCGTCGCGCTGACCGCCTGA
- a CDS encoding acyl-CoA dehydrogenase family protein, translated as MDRNLFTEDHEMYRKTVRAFLTREVAPDYEQWEERGLVPREVWRTAGRQGVIGLCVPERLGGGGEPDYRYRVVVAEETAAAGAGSLSAGMGVQDDIVIPYLLELGTPDQRERWLPGLASGELIGAIAMTEPEAGSDLRGIRTRAVRDGGAWVLSGRKTFISNGIHADTVIVAARTDPGGGSGGFSLFVVERDDPGFRRGRRLAKIGLRAQDTAELFFDDVRLPEDRLLGTAGRGLAQLKERLPLERLSVAVQAVASATAVLRATTRHCFERRAFGRPIGDFQHTRFLLAELATELDVTQAYLDAAVLAHNAGTLSAVDAAKAKWWTTELHQRVADRCLQLHGGMGYMAEHPVARAFVDARVQTIYAGTTEIMKEIIGRDLAP; from the coding sequence ATGGACCGGAACCTGTTCACCGAGGACCACGAGATGTACCGCAAGACGGTCCGCGCCTTCCTCACCAGGGAGGTGGCGCCGGACTACGAGCAGTGGGAGGAACGGGGACTCGTCCCCCGCGAGGTGTGGCGGACGGCCGGCCGGCAAGGAGTCATCGGGCTCTGCGTGCCGGAGCGTCTCGGCGGGGGCGGGGAACCCGACTACCGCTACCGCGTCGTCGTCGCGGAGGAGACGGCCGCCGCCGGAGCCGGCTCGCTCAGCGCGGGCATGGGCGTACAGGACGACATCGTCATCCCCTACCTGCTGGAACTGGGCACCCCCGACCAGCGCGAACGATGGCTGCCGGGCCTGGCGTCCGGCGAGCTGATCGGCGCCATCGCCATGACCGAGCCGGAGGCCGGCAGCGACCTGCGCGGCATCCGCACCCGTGCGGTGCGGGACGGGGGAGCGTGGGTGCTGAGCGGTCGGAAGACGTTCATCAGCAACGGCATCCACGCCGACACGGTGATCGTGGCGGCCCGTACCGATCCCGGCGGGGGCAGCGGGGGCTTCAGCCTGTTCGTCGTCGAGCGCGACGACCCCGGCTTCCGGCGGGGGCGCAGGCTCGCCAAGATCGGCCTGCGGGCGCAGGACACGGCCGAGCTGTTCTTCGACGACGTCCGGCTGCCCGAGGACCGCCTGCTGGGCACCGCCGGGCGCGGGCTCGCCCAGCTCAAGGAGCGGCTGCCCCTGGAGCGGCTGTCGGTCGCGGTGCAGGCCGTCGCCTCGGCCACCGCCGTCCTCCGGGCCACGACGCGGCACTGCTTCGAGCGGCGTGCCTTCGGACGGCCGATCGGCGACTTCCAGCACACCCGCTTCCTCCTTGCCGAGCTGGCCACGGAACTCGACGTCACCCAGGCCTACCTCGACGCCGCCGTACTCGCCCACAACGCCGGCACCCTGTCGGCGGTGGACGCGGCCAAGGCCAAGTGGTGGACGACGGAACTGCACCAGCGGGTCGCCGACCGCTGTCTGCAACTGCACGGCGGCATGGGCTACATGGCCGAGCACCCGGTGGCCAGGGCCTTCGTCGATGCCCGGGTGCAGACCATCTACGCCGGTACCACCGAGATCATGAAGGAGATCATCGGCCGGGATCTCGCCCCGTGA
- a CDS encoding helix-turn-helix transcriptional regulator, with product MALYERERQLTELRRKFSRVLTGKRQVVIVNGPVGSGKTELLRAFAERTAGDRVHLGAVASRAEQHMPTAALRQLVRAAALPGTVTERVDELLRALAACPAPDSHTAHPDAIYLLHSVCATLLDALEEDRRPLLITVDDVHYADMYSLHCLALLLRRLQRVPAFLILTEAPRVSTAARLFQAEFPVEFISRVNLGPLTQKGVAALLREHLGPTQAREAAPRWHGVSGGNPLMLRALLDDMRGGDGDRSGETREPVAGMAYSHALLSCLHRSEQTVLDAARALAVLGPDTDVHMVAKLIGISTETAQRAWGALEQTGVVTKGGFRHPEARLAVLGDVPRDQLDELHWLAGRLLYANGADAATIAEQVVAVEADEPAAVPLLHEGAKQALSEGKVSDALAFLRRAYQLDAQEDQMTTTTSLLARVEWRLDPETALRRLPALRRAAKDGHLAFEDCLNPVGLLLWGGEPGAALALWHATVRRTKPSRQALANPMLALRIFLSGLYPTESAAFETAGTETTDEAPGPLMEDCLRMCQLLREPPSEQAAVSAEKCLHDHPLRESSIGLVVLALMVLLVNGRLAPARRWAKELREEADAQGATSWAAFLRGMEASVTLQLGDPASAAQYARIALTSLSERGWGVAVGLPLSVLIRAYTSLDRLREAGACLQISVPEAMFQTPVGLMYRHARGLYHHASGRYEAALDDFRAVGDLTRQWGVRMPGLNTWQTDAAWSCLALGRVPAATRYARAQLEQCAPGDRRARAAALRLLAAVEDDPAAAIARLNEAVLLLERGEETLDLAHALADLGHTLRRADQNVAAGAALERAGKLAARGNVRRLGTSRAPVAPASAPGTEPVPVLTERQPAAPGLLSRAEQRVAVLAAHGMSNRQISRKLYVTVSTVEQHLTRIYRKLNVTRRVDLALQPLVIDQMGAGEPAEVQGLQTHAS from the coding sequence ATGGCATTGTACGAGCGCGAGCGTCAACTCACAGAACTGCGTCGTAAATTTTCCAGAGTCTTGACCGGAAAGCGTCAGGTCGTCATCGTCAACGGTCCCGTGGGCAGCGGGAAAACCGAACTGCTCCGCGCCTTCGCCGAGCGAACCGCGGGCGACAGGGTGCATCTGGGAGCCGTCGCCTCCAGGGCCGAGCAACACATGCCCACCGCCGCCTTACGGCAGCTCGTGCGTGCCGCGGCCCTGCCCGGCACCGTCACCGAACGAGTGGACGAGCTGTTACGCGCGCTCGCCGCCTGTCCCGCCCCGGATTCCCACACCGCGCATCCGGACGCGATCTACCTGCTCCACAGTGTCTGTGCCACTCTGCTCGACGCCCTGGAGGAGGATCGGCGTCCGCTGCTCATCACCGTCGACGACGTCCACTACGCGGACATGTACTCCCTGCACTGCCTCGCCCTCCTACTCAGACGCCTGCAACGGGTGCCGGCCTTCCTCATCCTCACCGAGGCCCCCCGTGTGAGCACCGCAGCCCGGCTGTTCCAGGCCGAGTTCCCGGTCGAGTTCATCAGCCGGGTCAACCTGGGGCCGCTCACCCAGAAGGGCGTCGCCGCTCTGCTGCGTGAACACCTCGGACCCACCCAGGCACGCGAGGCGGCGCCGCGCTGGCACGGGGTCAGCGGCGGCAATCCCCTGATGCTGCGGGCCCTGCTGGACGACATGCGGGGCGGTGACGGCGACCGGTCCGGGGAGACCCGGGAACCCGTGGCCGGGATGGCCTACAGTCACGCCCTGCTGAGCTGCCTGCACCGCAGCGAGCAGACGGTGCTCGACGCCGCACGCGCCCTGGCGGTGCTGGGTCCGGACACGGACGTCCACATGGTCGCCAAGCTCATCGGCATCAGCACGGAGACCGCCCAGCGCGCCTGGGGAGCGCTGGAGCAGACCGGTGTCGTCACCAAGGGCGGCTTCCGGCATCCGGAGGCGCGGCTTGCCGTACTCGGGGACGTGCCCCGCGATCAGCTCGACGAACTGCACTGGCTGGCCGGGCGCCTGCTCTACGCCAACGGGGCGGATGCCGCCACCATCGCCGAGCAGGTGGTGGCGGTGGAGGCGGACGAGCCGGCCGCGGTGCCCCTGCTGCACGAAGGGGCCAAGCAGGCGCTGTCCGAGGGCAAGGTCTCCGACGCACTGGCCTTCCTGCGGCGGGCGTACCAACTGGACGCCCAAGAGGACCAGATGACCACCACGACCTCCCTGCTGGCGCGGGTCGAGTGGCGCCTCGACCCGGAGACCGCCCTGCGGCGGCTGCCCGCGCTGCGCCGGGCCGCGAAGGACGGCCACCTGGCCTTCGAGGACTGTCTGAACCCGGTCGGCCTGCTGCTGTGGGGCGGTGAGCCGGGCGCAGCCCTGGCGCTGTGGCACGCGACGGTCCGTCGCACCAAACCCTCGCGTCAGGCGCTCGCGAACCCGATGCTGGCCCTGCGCATCTTCCTGAGCGGCCTGTACCCGACGGAGTCCGCCGCCTTCGAGACGGCGGGCACCGAGACGACGGACGAGGCTCCCGGCCCGCTGATGGAGGACTGCCTGCGCATGTGCCAGTTGCTGCGCGAGCCCCCCAGCGAGCAGGCAGCGGTGTCCGCCGAGAAGTGCCTGCACGACCACCCCCTGCGGGAGAGCAGTATCGGGCTGGTCGTACTCGCCCTGATGGTCCTGCTGGTCAACGGCCGCCTCGCGCCCGCCAGGCGCTGGGCCAAGGAGCTGCGGGAGGAGGCCGACGCCCAGGGCGCCACCAGTTGGGCGGCGTTCCTGCGCGGGATGGAGGCCTCGGTGACACTCCAGCTGGGGGATCCGGCCAGTGCCGCCCAGTATGCTCGGATCGCTTTGACATCCTTGTCGGAGCGGGGCTGGGGGGTGGCCGTCGGATTGCCGCTCAGCGTGCTGATCCGGGCGTACACCAGCCTTGACCGGCTGCGGGAGGCCGGGGCGTGCCTGCAGATCTCGGTGCCCGAAGCCATGTTCCAGACGCCTGTGGGGCTGATGTACCGGCACGCCCGCGGCCTCTACCACCACGCCTCGGGGCGCTACGAGGCGGCTCTCGACGACTTCCGGGCCGTCGGTGACCTGACCCGGCAGTGGGGTGTCCGCATGCCCGGACTCAACACCTGGCAGACCGACGCGGCCTGGAGCTGCCTGGCGCTCGGCCGCGTCCCGGCGGCCACCCGGTACGCCAGGGCACAGCTCGAACAGTGCGCACCCGGCGACCGCCGGGCACGCGCCGCAGCGCTGCGGCTGCTGGCGGCGGTCGAGGACGACCCGGCGGCCGCGATCGCGCGGCTCAACGAGGCGGTGCTGCTCCTGGAGCGGGGCGAGGAGACCCTGGACCTGGCGCACGCCCTGGCCGACCTCGGCCACACACTGCGGCGGGCGGACCAGAACGTCGCCGCCGGCGCGGCCCTGGAACGGGCCGGGAAGCTGGCGGCCAGGGGCAACGTGCGGCGGCTGGGCACGAGCCGGGCGCCCGTCGCACCGGCCTCGGCCCCGGGCACCGAGCCGGTCCCCGTCCTGACGGAGCGACAGCCCGCCGCCCCCGGGCTGCTCAGCAGGGCCGAGCAGCGCGTCGCCGTGCTCGCCGCACACGGCATGAGCAATCGCCAGATCTCCAGGAAGCTGTACGTCACGGTCAGCACGGTCGAGCAGCACCTGACGCGCATCTACCGCAAGCTCAATGTCACCCGGCGGGTCGACCTGGCGCTCCAGCCGCTCGTGATCGACCAGATGGGGGCCGGCGAACCGGCCGAGGTCCAGGGTCTGCAGACCCACGCGAGCTGA
- a CDS encoding antibiotic biosynthesis monooxygenase family protein, whose translation MLIEHTLLSVKPDQQESFEKVFTEAQQVLAKAPGFQFVDLLRETSEKGTYLLITAWATDREGADGFRASPLFQQWNDLLTPHLAASPDSSFFSLLAHYPN comes from the coding sequence ATGCTTATCGAGCACACCCTTCTTTCTGTCAAGCCGGACCAGCAGGAGAGTTTTGAGAAGGTATTTACCGAAGCCCAGCAAGTCCTCGCCAAGGCGCCCGGCTTCCAGTTCGTGGACCTCCTTCGCGAAACCAGCGAAAAGGGAACCTATCTGTTGATCACGGCCTGGGCGACGGACCGCGAGGGGGCGGACGGGTTCCGCGCGTCCCCCTTGTTCCAGCAGTGGAACGACCTGCTCACCCCGCACCTCGCCGCGTCCCCGGACTCCTCGTTCTTCAGCCTGCTCGCGCACTACCCCAACTGA
- a CDS encoding DUF2617 family protein, with amino-acid sequence MHAVSLQAAFLDTAADQLCFSLDLTELPALAEREVSVGGLAVRLRLLGASHQVFAGPVRETVACLPEAVRGLPTTLTRRSAGWTYDFSAVTACLGPAEFSARVADALSRADEAEHSLSGVFPGSPEAVTAVVVEACGEGSSGADRPALAWRTWHSYPQDGHIVSTHSRLEAR; translated from the coding sequence ATGCACGCCGTATCTCTGCAAGCTGCCTTCCTGGATACGGCCGCGGATCAGCTCTGCTTCTCCCTGGACCTGACCGAACTGCCGGCGCTCGCCGAACGTGAGGTGTCCGTGGGAGGGCTCGCCGTAAGACTGAGGCTGCTCGGCGCGTCCCATCAGGTCTTCGCGGGACCGGTGCGGGAGACCGTGGCGTGCCTGCCCGAGGCGGTCAGGGGACTGCCGACGACGCTCACCCGGCGGTCGGCCGGGTGGACGTACGACTTCAGCGCCGTCACGGCATGCCTGGGCCCCGCGGAGTTCAGCGCCCGGGTCGCGGACGCCCTGAGCCGCGCCGACGAGGCGGAGCACAGCCTGAGCGGGGTCTTCCCCGGGTCCCCGGAAGCGGTGACGGCGGTCGTCGTGGAGGCGTGCGGCGAGGGATCCAGTGGCGCAGACCGCCCGGCGCTGGCCTGGCGCACCTGGCACAGCTACCCGCAGGACGGGCACATCGTATCGACGCACAGCCGGCTGGAGGCTCGATGA
- a CDS encoding DUF4247 domain-containing protein yields the protein MNSARLLRGAVAAVLVTVLLSACSSDGEDGVPRGWIGKTYSTGGSGWLDKDSSPSKVADAIDDHRDALDRASGDGKEFLRYGDDMVTVSPYRNGSTIEIEDYRNGYRRHHQHLTYWPNPSSFRGGGPGSGK from the coding sequence ATGAACAGCGCCCGACTCTTGCGTGGGGCGGTGGCGGCCGTGCTGGTCACGGTCCTGCTCTCCGCCTGCTCCAGCGACGGGGAGGACGGCGTCCCGCGCGGCTGGATCGGCAAGACGTACTCCACCGGCGGGAGCGGGTGGCTCGACAAGGACAGCTCGCCGTCCAAGGTCGCCGACGCGATCGATGACCACCGCGACGCCCTCGACCGGGCGTCCGGCGACGGCAAGGAGTTCCTGCGCTACGGCGACGACATGGTGACCGTCTCGCCGTACCGGAACGGCAGCACGATCGAGATCGAGGACTACCGCAACGGCTACCGCCGGCACCACCAGCACCTCACCTACTGGCCCAACCCGAGCAGCTTCCGCGGCGGCGGCCCCGGCTCCGGCAAGTGA
- a CDS encoding DUF350 domain-containing protein has product MTEIFESAGQALLYGVVGLAVMAVGFVALDLVTPGKLFHVVWRDRNRGAAVLLGSQSVAVGLVIMSAIRASESEEGLGYGLFSTLLYGLAGVLVMTLVGIVIGMLTPGQMGAVALDDGDDRRPHPAAWVQAGMYLGTAAMVGAALS; this is encoded by the coding sequence GTGACCGAGATCTTCGAGTCGGCCGGGCAGGCCCTGCTCTACGGGGTCGTGGGCCTCGCCGTGATGGCCGTCGGCTTCGTCGCCCTCGACCTCGTCACGCCCGGCAAGCTCTTCCACGTGGTGTGGCGGGACCGCAACCGCGGCGCGGCCGTGCTCCTCGGCAGCCAGTCCGTCGCGGTCGGGCTGGTCATCATGTCGGCCATCCGGGCCAGCGAGTCCGAAGAGGGCCTCGGCTACGGCCTGTTCAGCACGCTGCTCTACGGTCTGGCCGGGGTGCTGGTGATGACGCTGGTCGGCATCGTCATCGGCATGCTGACGCCGGGCCAGATGGGCGCGGTGGCCCTCGACGACGGCGACGACCGCCGCCCGCACCCCGCCGCCTGGGTCCAGGCCGGCATGTACCTGGGCACCGCCGCCATGGTCGGCGCGGCCCTCTCCTAG
- a CDS encoding polyamine aminopropyltransferase, whose amino-acid sequence MSSALDDRAVAAPPRPPADHHTRGARFLLLLAVFLCAACGLVYELALTALGSYLIGNSVLQTSVVISVMVFAMGVGSLAAKPLRHRPVVAFAVVEGVLALVGGLSVLMLYAAFAWLQLYMPAMIVVSLVVGLLIGAEIPLLMTLLQRIRTQEASSAVADMFAVDYIGALVGGLCFPLFLLPTFGQLKGALVVGVVNAVAGVIVVVFIFRRQTGRLVKAGLLTGVTLVLAALGTTYVLADDLEVTARQHMYADPIIHSETTQYQDIVVTRSTAFTGEPDVRLFLNGDLQFSSVDEYRYHESLVHPALSGPHSNVLVMGGGDGLALREVLRHEGVRHVTLVELDPAMTRLARTFEPLRKLNRDSLDDPRAKVVNADAFTWLREARQQYDAVIIDFPDPDSASLAKLYSVEFYDLLRRVLAPNGQVMVQSGSPFFAPKTYWSIAKTIETAGYATTEFQIDVPSFGNWGFVLARPGTEAPPLRLAPDTPKLRYLDEAVLEAATVFPVDRRRTDVRPSTLMDPAVLEYVQDEWRDY is encoded by the coding sequence ATGAGTTCCGCCCTGGACGACCGTGCCGTCGCGGCGCCCCCGCGCCCCCCGGCCGACCACCACACCCGAGGGGCGCGGTTCCTGCTGCTGCTCGCCGTCTTCCTCTGCGCGGCCTGCGGCCTCGTGTACGAACTGGCCCTGACCGCGCTGGGCAGCTACCTCATCGGCAACTCGGTGCTCCAGACCTCCGTGGTCATCTCCGTGATGGTCTTCGCCATGGGCGTGGGCTCGCTGGCCGCCAAACCGCTGCGCCACCGTCCCGTCGTCGCCTTCGCGGTGGTGGAGGGAGTACTCGCGCTGGTCGGCGGCCTGTCCGTCCTGATGCTGTACGCGGCCTTCGCCTGGCTCCAGCTCTACATGCCCGCGATGATCGTGGTGTCCCTGGTGGTGGGCCTGCTCATCGGCGCCGAGATCCCGCTGCTGATGACGCTGCTCCAGCGCATCCGCACCCAGGAGGCGAGCAGCGCCGTCGCCGACATGTTCGCCGTGGACTACATCGGCGCCCTCGTCGGCGGCCTGTGCTTCCCGCTGTTCCTGCTGCCGACCTTCGGCCAGTTGAAGGGCGCGCTGGTGGTCGGCGTGGTCAACGCGGTCGCCGGGGTCATCGTCGTGGTGTTCATCTTCCGCCGCCAGACCGGCCGGCTGGTCAAGGCCGGGCTGCTGACCGGCGTCACCCTGGTGCTCGCCGCGCTCGGCACGACGTATGTGCTGGCGGACGACCTGGAGGTGACGGCGCGCCAGCACATGTACGCGGACCCGATCATCCACTCCGAGACGACCCAGTACCAGGACATCGTGGTCACCCGGTCCACCGCCTTCACCGGGGAGCCCGACGTACGGCTCTTCCTCAACGGCGACCTCCAGTTCAGCTCGGTCGACGAGTACCGCTACCACGAGTCGCTGGTCCACCCCGCGCTGTCCGGCCCCCACTCCAACGTGCTGGTGATGGGCGGCGGTGACGGGCTCGCGCTGCGCGAGGTGCTGCGCCACGAGGGCGTCCGGCACGTCACCCTGGTCGAACTGGACCCGGCGATGACCCGGTTGGCGCGCACCTTCGAGCCGCTGCGCAAGCTCAACCGCGATTCGCTGGACGACCCGCGGGCCAAGGTCGTCAACGCGGACGCCTTCACCTGGCTGCGCGAGGCCCGGCAGCAGTACGACGCGGTGATCATCGACTTCCCGGACCCGGACTCGGCGTCGCTGGCGAAGCTGTACTCGGTGGAGTTCTACGATCTGCTCCGCCGGGTGCTGGCACCGAACGGCCAGGTCATGGTGCAGAGCGGATCGCCGTTCTTCGCCCCCAAGACCTACTGGTCGATCGCGAAGACCATCGAGACCGCCGGGTACGCGACGACGGAGTTCCAGATCGACGTGCCGAGCTTCGGCAACTGGGGCTTCGTCCTCGCCCGCCCCGGCACCGAGGCCCCGCCGCTGCGGCTCGCCCCGGACACGCCGAAGCTGCGCTACCTGGACGAGGCGGTGCTCGAGGCGGCCACCGTGTTCCCCGTCGACCGCCGCCGCACCGACGTACGGCCGAGCACCCTGATGGACCCCGCGGTGCTCGAATACGTTCAGGACGAGTGGCGCGACTACTGA
- a CDS encoding MMPL family transporter — protein sequence MFDRIAELAIRRSGLVLVVTAAAVVLMGALGAGAFGKLLPGGFDDPSSQSSRARTVITEKFGGESNLVLLVRAPEGGVDAASARQRGMELTAGLKEEKTVANVISYWDTGNPDLRSEDGEQAMVLAHVKGGDTEERENAKEIIDAYTGAGDGGLTVEAGGSAAVGDDMGTYSSEDLVLAETIALPLTLLLLLFVFGSVVSALLPLAIGLIAIVGTFAELFLLGSVTSISITATNLTTALGLGLGIDYALLMVSRFREQLAKGASVDDAVRHTVHTAGRTVAFSAATVAVALAALLVFPQYFLRSFGYAGVGVVAIAAVSTLFVMPALLNVLGHRVNKGRLPWAAKAERHDDSRLPFWGRLARTAMRRPALTGLPVLAVLLLAASPLLGISIGIADERSLPEDAASRQVSARLAENFNGSDAAAVHVVMDESVGTAPLGSYAGRLSRLDGVVRVEASTGTYAGGQAAAPGPRNAALGRPEAQRINVVSDLAPMSDAAQDLVRNIRAVAAPEGTEPLVGGRDAALVDSKDSITGLIPLAGGLIALTTFVLLFLFTGSVVQPLRALVLNIASLGAALGVMTWMFQDGHFSDLFGFTPQPMEVSMTLLMFCIAFGLSMDYEVFVTSRIKELHDQGADNETAVVSGLGHTGRIVSAAACLLAVSFFAFGTAGISYMQMFGLGSGLAILIDAVAVRGVLVPAAMRLLGRSAWYAPPFLRKVHDRFGLSEGGHEPAPVAERTYEQDPTAV from the coding sequence GTGTTTGACCGTATAGCCGAACTGGCGATCCGCCGGTCCGGGCTGGTACTCGTCGTCACGGCCGCGGCCGTGGTCCTCATGGGAGCCCTGGGCGCCGGCGCGTTCGGCAAGCTCCTGCCTGGTGGCTTCGACGATCCGTCCTCCCAGTCCAGCAGGGCCAGGACGGTCATCACCGAGAAATTCGGCGGGGAGTCGAACCTGGTCCTGCTGGTCCGTGCCCCCGAGGGCGGCGTCGACGCCGCGAGCGCCCGGCAGCGGGGGATGGAGCTGACGGCCGGCCTCAAGGAGGAGAAGACCGTCGCCAACGTGATCTCGTACTGGGACACGGGCAACCCGGACCTCCGTTCCGAGGACGGCGAGCAGGCGATGGTGCTCGCCCATGTGAAGGGCGGCGACACCGAGGAGCGCGAGAACGCCAAGGAGATCATCGACGCGTACACCGGCGCCGGGGACGGCGGGCTCACCGTCGAGGCCGGCGGCAGCGCGGCCGTGGGTGACGACATGGGGACGTACTCCTCCGAGGACCTCGTACTCGCCGAGACGATCGCCCTGCCGCTGACCCTCCTGCTGCTCCTGTTCGTCTTCGGCAGTGTGGTCTCGGCCCTGCTGCCGCTGGCCATCGGGCTCATCGCGATCGTGGGAACGTTCGCGGAACTCTTCCTGCTCGGCAGCGTCACCAGCATCTCCATCACGGCCACCAACCTGACCACCGCCCTCGGTCTCGGCCTCGGCATCGACTACGCGCTGCTGATGGTCAGCCGGTTCCGCGAACAGCTCGCGAAGGGCGCGAGCGTGGACGACGCCGTCCGGCACACCGTGCACACCGCGGGCCGTACGGTCGCCTTCTCCGCCGCCACGGTGGCGGTCGCGCTCGCGGCGCTCCTGGTGTTCCCGCAGTACTTCCTGCGTTCGTTCGGGTACGCCGGCGTCGGTGTGGTCGCCATCGCCGCCGTCAGCACCCTCTTCGTGATGCCCGCCCTGCTCAACGTCCTGGGACACCGGGTCAACAAGGGGCGGCTGCCGTGGGCGGCGAAGGCGGAGCGGCACGACGACTCCCGGCTGCCCTTCTGGGGGCGGCTGGCCCGCACGGCCATGCGGCGTCCCGCCCTCACCGGGCTGCCGGTGCTCGCGGTGCTGCTGCTGGCGGCGAGCCCGCTGCTGGGCATCTCCATCGGCATCGCGGACGAGCGCTCGCTGCCCGAGGACGCGGCCAGCCGCCAGGTCTCGGCCCGGTTGGCGGAGAACTTCAACGGCAGTGACGCGGCGGCCGTCCACGTGGTCATGGACGAGTCCGTGGGCACGGCACCGCTGGGCTCGTACGCGGGCAGGCTCTCGCGGCTCGACGGTGTCGTCCGCGTCGAGGCGTCCACCGGGACGTACGCCGGCGGGCAGGCCGCGGCGCCCGGTCCGCGCAACGCCGCGCTCGGCCGCCCGGAGGCGCAGCGGATCAACGTGGTGAGCGACCTGGCCCCGATGTCGGACGCGGCCCAGGACCTGGTCAGGAACATTCGGGCGGTCGCGGCACCCGAAGGGACGGAGCCCCTGGTGGGCGGCAGGGACGCCGCGCTGGTCGACTCCAAGGACTCCATCACCGGCCTGATCCCGCTCGCCGGCGGCCTGATCGCGCTCACCACCTTCGTCCTGCTGTTCCTGTTCACCGGCAGCGTGGTGCAGCCGCTGCGGGCGCTGGTGCTCAACATCGCCAGCCTGGGAGCGGCGCTCGGCGTCATGACGTGGATGTTCCAGGACGGCCACTTCTCCGACCTGTTCGGCTTCACGCCGCAGCCGATGGAGGTGTCGATGACGTTGCTGATGTTCTGCATCGCCTTCGGCCTCTCGATGGACTACGAGGTGTTCGTCACCAGCCGGATCAAGGAACTGCACGACCAGGGCGCGGACAACGAGACCGCGGTCGTCAGCGGCCTCGGGCACACGGGACGCATCGTCAGCGCGGCGGCCTGCCTGCTGGCGGTGAGCTTCTTCGCCTTCGGCACGGCCGGCATCAGCTACATGCAGATGTTCGGTCTGGGCAGCGGACTGGCCATCCTCATCGACGCCGTCGCCGTCCGCGGGGTGCTCGTGCCCGCCGCGATGCGCCTGCTCGGCCGCTCGGCCTGGTACGCCCCGCCGTTCCTGCGCAAGGTGCACGACCGCTTCGGCCTCAGTGAGGGCGGCCACGAGCCGGCGCCCGTGGCGGAGCGGACGTACGAGCAGGATCCGACGGCAGTCTGA